In Coturnix japonica isolate 7356 chromosome 9, Coturnix japonica 2.1, whole genome shotgun sequence, a single window of DNA contains:
- the PHC3 gene encoding polyhomeotic-like protein 3 isoform X5 — protein sequence MENEPSTTTCSASTTTITTTSTSRTQLPQISVYSGSDRHAVQVIQQALHRPPSSAAQYLQQMYAAQQQHLMLQTAALQQQHLSSTQFQSLATVPQASLSGGRQCTSPTGSVTQQSSMSQTSINLSTSPTPAQIISRSQTSNTTSSSITQQTMLLGSTSPTLSASQAQMYLRAQMLIFTPATTVAAVQSDIPVVSSSSSSSCQSAATQVQNLTLRSQKLGVLSSSQNGPPKSSSQIQSLSLCANKPATSTKGNQPESSESNRKGDSPTPECRNTPVTRTSSIHQLIAPASYSPLQPHSLVKHQQIPLHSPPSKISHHQLILQQQQQVQPIALQAPSGQEPPPSQHCLPLPSHSLPPAPSSVQSHCSPIHIHPPPLPLSPTPSQSAQQSVVVSPPPSHSPSQSPTIIIHPQALIQSQANSLVPAALQAEQSAPQQTTTSPVRPIAQPLNLPSHLPLPPSPAVHIGPVDQPSLVSPGQQIVSSTPHQQYSALQSTPIPLAAPPHLSTSSTQIQQLPLQSVQSLQVQPEILSQGQVLVQNTLVSEEELPAAEALVQLPFQTLPPPQTVAVNLQVQPSVPIETPVIYQVENVCEEEMPEESDCVNMARTPTPPTLSPPAITLGNGDALNSEEPLSDHAGLPSVTSSVSASVIKSPSDPSHASIPPPPLLLPAATTRSSSTSMPNSIPSLENKPPQAIVKPQILTHVIEGFVIQEGLEPFPVSRSSLLVEQPAEKRLLVEGQIMSVMCVESDLQNTKHADNSSDTEIEDMIAEEGLDEMENELLKCEFCGKMGYPNKFLRSKRFCSTSCAKSFQLLIRLQKKIWLLMKMLFLLQ from the exons ATGGAGAATGAGCCAAGCACAACAACATGTTCTGCATCTACAACCACCATTACTACCACCTCCACGTCCCGGACGCAGCTCCCGCAGATCTCTGTCTACAGTGGCTCTGACAGACATGCTGTCCAG GTTATTCAGCAGGCCTTGCATCGTCCTCCTAGCTCAGCTGCTCAGTACCTCCAGCAGATGTacgcagcccagcagcagcatctaATGCTGCAgactgctgctttgcagcagcagcacttaaGCAGTACCCAGTTTCAGAGTCTGGCAACCGTACCACAG GCAAGCCTGTCAGGTGGGAGGCAATGTACTTCCCCCACTGGGAGTGTCACTCAGCAGTCAAGCATGTCGCAGACCTCG aTTAACCTCTCCACCTCTCCTACACCTGCACAGATAATAAGCCGTTCACAGACCTCcaacaccaccagcagcagtaTTACCCAGCAGACTATGTTGCTAGGGAGTACCTCTCCTACCCTGAGTGCAAGCCAGGCTCAGATGTATCTCCGAGCACAGATG CTGATCTTTACCCCTGCTACCACTGTGGCTGCTGTCCAGTCTGACATTCCTGTTGtctcttcatcttcctcatcGTCCTGTCAGTCTGCAGCTACTCAG GTTCAGAACTTGACGTTGCGCAGTCAGAAGTTGGGTGTATTGTCAAGTTCACAGAACGGTCCaccaaaaagcagcagtcaAATTCAGTCGTTGTCTTTGTGTGCTAATAAACCTGCAACCAGCACCAAGGGCAACCAGCCAGAATCCTcagaaagcaatagaaaagGTGACAGCCCAACACCAGAGTGTCGGAATACACCAGTCACACGGACATCAAGCATACATCAGTTAATAGCACCAG cttcatATTCTCCATTACAGCCCCATTCTCTAGTAAAACATCAGCAAATCCCACTTCATTCACCGCCTTCCAAAATTTCCCATCATCAGCTGAtactgcaacagcagcagcaagtccAGCCAATCGCACTTCAGGCTCCTTCTGGGCAGGAGCCCCCTCCATCACAACACTGTCTTCCACTCCCAAGCCATAGTCTTCCTCCAGCTCCTAGCAGCGTACAGTCTCATTGCTCACCTATTCACATCCATCCTCCACCTTTACCACTATCTCCCACTCCATCCCAGTCAGCTCAGCAGTCAGTAGTGGTATCCCCTCCACCTTCTCACTCCCCTAGTCAGTCACCCACGATAATTATTCATCCTCAAGCACTTATCCAGTCACAGGCAAACTCTCTtgtgccagcagctcttcaGGCAGAGCAGTCTGCCCCTCAACAAACTACTACCAGTCCAGTGCGACCAATTGCACAGCCACTTAATCTTCCATCTCACCTCCCGCTTCCACCTTCCCCTGCTGTACACATAGGACCAGTAGATCAGCCCAGCTTGGTTTCCCCAGGCCAGCAGATAGTGTCCTCCACACCACACCAACAATATTCAGCCTTGCAGTCCACACCTATCCCTCTTGCAGCTCCTCCACATCTGTCGACATCTTCAACCCAGATACAACAACTGCCATTGCAGTCTGTACAGTCTTTACAAGTGCAGCCTGAAATTCTATCTCAGGGCCAAGTTTTGGTTCAAAACACTTTAGTTTCTGAGGAAGAACTTCCTGCTGCAGAAGCTTTGGTCCAGCTGCCATTTCAAACTCTTCCACCACCTCAGACTGTTGCAGTAAATCTTCAAGTTCAGCCATCAGTACCAATTGAAACACCGGTG ATTTACCAAGTGGAGAACGTATGTGAAGAAGAGATGCCTGAAGAGTCTGATTGTGTCAACATGGCTAGAACGCCTACACCACCAACCTTGTCTCCACCAGCAATAACCTTGGGGAATGGAGATGCACTTAATTCAGAAGAGCCTTTGTCAG atcacGCAGGACTGCCTTCAGTGACATCATCAGTCAGTGCCTCAGTAATTAAATCTCCATCTGATCCTTCGCATGCTTCTATCCCACCACCGCCTCTTTTGCTTCCAGCTGCAACAACAAGGAGTAGCAGCACATCGATGCCCAATAGCATTCCTAGTCTAGAAAATAAACCTCCACAGGCTATTGTTAAGCCACAGATCCTAACTCATGTTATTGAAGGCTTTGTGATTCAGGAGGGGTTGGAACCATTTCCT GTAAGTCGTTCATCTTTGCTGGTAGAACAGCCTGCAGAAAAAAGATTGCTAGTGGAGGGTCAAATCATGAGTGTTATGTGTGTTGAATCAGACTTGCAGAATACAAAACATGCAGACAACTCATCGGACACAGAGATAGAGGATATGATTGCAGAAG